One Plasmodium berghei ANKA genome assembly, chromosome: 13 genomic region harbors:
- a CDS encoding cytochrome c1 precursor, putative: protein MAGGGALNNLFPGYKDKIWLKLPYQLRIHLIKSWNNEFEKNIFKAQIKNNRIKNLNYYILDKFKPNDNYRNSHTDYKRQICRGTLEEGCDFFLPDKKSQDRLKNHLQPYTEEENEERKKYKYLNLKYYILFALGFSIVHNNMQSRPVAWCMDYEPPHTPHYPFWFKSMLHSHDIPSVRRGFEVYRQICATCHSMEQLQFRSLVNEVYPEKRVKQIAASYDIEDGPDDKGEMFTRPGILTDSFPKPYPNEEAARYANGGASPPDLSVITTARHNGPDYIFSLLTCYRDPPEGVALRQGLYYNTYFPGGSISMPPPLQDDMIEYEDGTPCNVSQMAKDVVNFLTWAAEPTHDERKLTGLKLVSGAFVAMVLMTVWQRFFWTVYATRRIDFGKIKYL, encoded by the exons ATGGCTGGAGGGGGAGCATTAAATAACTTGTTTCCAGGatataaagataaaatatgGTTAAAGCTCCCATACCAG cttagaatacatttaataaaatcatGGAACAATGAATTTGAGAAGAATATATTCAAAGcccaaataaaaaataacagaATAAAAAAcctaaattattatatattggaTAAATTTAAGCCAAATGACAACTACAGAAATAGTCACACCGATTATAAGAGACAAATATGTAGAGGGACATTAGAAGAAGGAtgtgatttttttttaccaGATAAAAAAAGCCAAGATAGattaaaaaatcatttaCAGCCATATActgaagaagaaaatgaagaaagaaagaaatataaatatttaaatttaaagtattatatattatttgctTTGGGCTTTTCAATAGTGCATAACAATATGCAATCGAGGCCCGTTGCTTGGTGTATGGATTATGAACCACCACACACCCCACATTATCCATTTTGGTTTAAGTCCATGCTTCATTCACATGATATACCAAGTGTACGACGAGGATTTGAAGTATATAGGCAGATATGTGCTACATGCCATTCAATGGAGCAACTACAGTTCCGTAGTTTAGTTAATGAAGTATATCCAGAAAAAAGAGTAAAACAAATTGCGGCATCATATGATATAGAAGATGGACCAGATGATAAAGGTGAAATGTTTACACGACCTGGAATTTTAACAGATTCTTTTCCAAAACCATACCCAAATGAAGAAGCTGCAAGATATGCAAATGGAGGTGCATCACCGCCAGATTTATCTGTTATAACAACAGCAAGACATAATGGTCCagattatatattttctttattgaCTTGTTATCGTGACCCACCAGAAGGCGTCGCATTAAGACAAGGTTTATATTACAATACTTATTTCCCCGGAGGATCAATATCTATGCCTCCTCCTCTTCAAGATGACATGATTGAATATGAAGATGGAACTCCTTGTAACGTTTCTCAAATGGCAAAAGATgttgtaaattttttaacatgGGCAGCCGAACCAACTCATGatgaaagaaaattaaCTGGTCTCAAATTAGTAAGTGGTGCTTTTGTTGCGATGGTATTAATGACTGTTTGGCAAAGATTTTTCTGGACAGTTTATGCAACTAGAAGAATTGATTTtggaaaaattaaatatttataa
- a CDS encoding glyceraldehyde-3-phosphate dehydrogenase, translated as MAITKVGINGFGRIGRLVFRSAQERSDIEVVAINDPFMDISHLIYLLKHDSVHGKFPCEVTPTEGGIMVGNKKVVVYNERDPAQIPWGKHAIDVVCESTGVFLTKELSNAHIKGGAKKVIMSAPPKDDTPIYVMGINHEKYNSSQTIVSNASCTTNCLAPIAKVIHENFGIVEGLMTTVHASTANQLVVDGPSKGGKDWRAGRSALLNIIPASTGAAKAVGKVLPELNGKLTGVAFRVPIGTVSVVDLVCRLEKPAKYEDVAKKIKEASEGPLKGILGYTEEEVVSQDFVHDSRSSIFDLKAGLALNDNFFKIVSWYDNEWGYSNRLLDLAIHITKN; from the exons atggCAATAACAAAAGTCGGAATTAATGGATTTGGCCGTATCGGTCGTTTAGTATTCAGATCTGCCCAAGAAAGAAGTGACATT gAAGTAGTTGCTATCAATGACCCATTTATGGATATTAGTCACTTGATCTACTTATTAAAGCATGATTCAGTTCATGGAAAATTCCCATGTGAGGTAACCCCAACTGAAGGAGGTATCATGGTTGGAAACAAAAAAGTCGTTGTATATAACGAAAGAGACCCAGCTCAAATTCCATGGGGAAAACACGCCATTGATGTTGTATGTGAATCAACTGGTGTATTCTTAACCAAGGAATTATCCAATGCTCACATTAAGGGAGGTGCAAAAAAAGTTATCATGTCAGCACCACCAAAAGACGACACACCAATTTATGTCATGGGTATTAACCACGAGAAATATAACAGTTCCCAAACCATCGTCTCCAATGCCTCATGTACTACAAATTGCTTAGCCCCAATTGCTAAGGTAATTCATGAAAACTTCGGAATTGTTGAAGGTTTAATGACCACTGTCCATGCCTCAACAGCCAACCAATTAGTTGTTGATGGACCATCAAAGGGAGGTAAAGACTGGAGAGCAGGTAGATCAGCTTTGTTAAACATTATCCCAGCTTCAACTGGTGCAGCTAAAGCTGTAGGAAAAGTTTTACCAGAATTAAACGGGAAATTAACTGGTGTTGCCTTTAGAGTTCCAATTGGTACAGTCTCAGTTGTCGATTTAGTATGCAGATTAGAAAAACCAGCCAAATATGAAGATGTagctaaaaaaattaaagaagCATCTGAGGGTCCACTTAAGGGAATATTAGGTTATACCGAAGAAGAAGTTGTATCTCAAGATTTCGTCCATGATAGCAGATCATCAATCTTTGACTTAAAAGCTGGTCTTGCCTTAAATGATAACTTTTTCAAAATTGTTTCATGGTATGACAATGAAT